In Apium graveolens cultivar Ventura chromosome 10, ASM990537v1, whole genome shotgun sequence, the following are encoded in one genomic region:
- the LOC141692471 gene encoding two-component response regulator ARR5-like isoform X1, which translates to MAETASRPKELHVLAVDDSLVDRKVIERLLKISSCKVTAVESGSSALQYLGLDGEKSSVGFDEDLKVNLIITDYSMPGMTGYELLKKLKQTSSALKRIPVVIMSSENIMTRIDRCLEEGAEDFLVKPVKLSDVERLKDYMLKGEEEYNKANATHKRKMDDDSLSIPAAAAAGELEEDPSSVLPTSLQLLSTHLTCDLSAASGQGAWSSKRPRLMD; encoded by the exons GCTGCATGTTCTTGCTGTTGATGATAGTCTTGTTGACCGTAAAGTCATTGAGAGGTTGCTTAAGATTTCTTCTTGTAAAG TAACTGCCGTAGAGAGTGGAAGCAGTGCTCTTCAATATCTTGGATTGGATGGAGAGAAAAGCTCTGTTGGATTTGATGAG GATTTGAAGGTGAATCTGATTATAACTGACTATTCTATGCCTGGCATGACTGGTTATGAACTTCTCAAGAAGCTCAAG CAGACTTCTTCAGCACTGAAAAGAATTCCTGTTGTGATCATGTCTTCTGAGAACATTATGACTCGAATTGATAG GTGCTTAGAGGAAGGGGCAGAGGATTTTCTAGTAAAGCCAGTAAAGCTTTCAGATGTGGAGCGGTTGAAGGATTACATGTTGAAAGGGGAAGAAGAGTACAATAAGGCGAACGCAACACACAAGAGAAAGATGGACGATGATTCATTGTCAATTCCAGCAGCAGCTGCAGCTGGAGAGCTTGAAGAAGATCCATCATCGGTGCTGCCAACTTCATTACAGTTGCTGTCTACACATCTCACTTGTGACCTATCAGCTGCATCAGGCCAGGGAGCTTGGTCATCAAAGCGACCACGATTAATGGATTAA
- the LOC141692471 gene encoding two-component response regulator ARR5-like isoform X2, translating into MAETASRPKELHVLAVDDSLVDRKVIERLLKISSCKVTAVESGSSALQYLGLDGEKSSVGFDEDLKVNLIITDYSMPGMTGYELLKKLKTSSALKRIPVVIMSSENIMTRIDRCLEEGAEDFLVKPVKLSDVERLKDYMLKGEEEYNKANATHKRKMDDDSLSIPAAAAAGELEEDPSSVLPTSLQLLSTHLTCDLSAASGQGAWSSKRPRLMD; encoded by the exons GCTGCATGTTCTTGCTGTTGATGATAGTCTTGTTGACCGTAAAGTCATTGAGAGGTTGCTTAAGATTTCTTCTTGTAAAG TAACTGCCGTAGAGAGTGGAAGCAGTGCTCTTCAATATCTTGGATTGGATGGAGAGAAAAGCTCTGTTGGATTTGATGAG GATTTGAAGGTGAATCTGATTATAACTGACTATTCTATGCCTGGCATGACTGGTTATGAACTTCTCAAGAAGCTCAAG ACTTCTTCAGCACTGAAAAGAATTCCTGTTGTGATCATGTCTTCTGAGAACATTATGACTCGAATTGATAG GTGCTTAGAGGAAGGGGCAGAGGATTTTCTAGTAAAGCCAGTAAAGCTTTCAGATGTGGAGCGGTTGAAGGATTACATGTTGAAAGGGGAAGAAGAGTACAATAAGGCGAACGCAACACACAAGAGAAAGATGGACGATGATTCATTGTCAATTCCAGCAGCAGCTGCAGCTGGAGAGCTTGAAGAAGATCCATCATCGGTGCTGCCAACTTCATTACAGTTGCTGTCTACACATCTCACTTGTGACCTATCAGCTGCATCAGGCCAGGGAGCTTGGTCATCAAAGCGACCACGATTAATGGATTAA